From the genome of Brassica oleracea var. oleracea cultivar TO1000 chromosome C4, BOL, whole genome shotgun sequence:
CACATGGGTATAGGAAATTGATGTCAAATGATTAAGATTCAATCTAAAATGGCAAAGTTTCAATTAACACATTTTCCTAAGTCTAGATAACAATTCTAAGCAAGTTCTTTATCAAGATAAATGCTCATTTGCTCTCATTGATCAAACATCAAATATCTTTGGTTTGTGTCAATCAAGCAATCATTAAGAACATATCATATAACTATCAACACTCTCCTAACATCAAATGTCTTTGGTAGGGTAAGTTAAGAGCATGTTGAGTTGGCTCAGANNNNNNNNNNNNNNNNNNNNNNNNNNNNNNNNNNNNNNNNNNNNNNNNNNNNNNNNNNNNNNNNNNNNNNNNNNNNNNNNNNNNNNNNNNNNNNNNNNNNNNNNNNNNNNNNNNNNNNNNNNNNNNNNNNNNNNNNCCTAAGTCTAGATAACAATTCTAAGCAAGTTTTTTATCGAGATAAATGTTCATTTTCTCTCATTGATCAAACATCAAATATCTTTGGTTTGTGTCAATATAACTATCAAAACTCCCCTAACATCAAATGTCATTGGTAGGGTAAGTTAAGAGCATGTTGAGTTGGCTCAGATATTTCATCGAATACCTTTCAGGCAATGAAATGTCTAGGTTTCTAATCTGAAATGGCCAACTCTAGATTAGCATTAAGATCACTCAATCAAGCAAGGAAACATATTAATTTATTCTAAACATTCTAGATCATCACTTGATCATCCTAATCATCCTAACTCATGAATCCAAAGATGACTATTCATTAATCTTCATGATAAACCCAAGAATCAATGATGATTTGGTGTTAATCATGATTAGTGATCAATATAACTAAAAGTTCTTTTTTTTTATTAGATAGAAAATAAGATAAGTCTCAACTTTGGGATAATAAAGGTATTTATACAATCCCTAGAAAACCTAATGGTTTCCATTAAAAATTCTAAAAAGCCCTTAAAAAGATGTCTAAATTCGACTAAGGAAAACTCGCGACTCGGGTAAAGTTCATCGGCCCCAACCCGCGTCAGATCGTCCCTGAGCGTTTCATCATGCGCGCGGGTAGGCGACCCCGCGTCCTCCAACCCGCGTCGGATCGTCGTCGAGCGTCTCTGTCATGCGCGCGGGTAAGCTACCCCGCGTGCTCCATCCCGCGTCGGATTGTCGTCGAGGCTTCTCCTTCATGCGCGCGGGTCCACGATCCCGCGTCCTCGACCTCGCGCGGCTCGCTTTCTCGGTTAGGCTACGCGTGTAGGCGATCCCGTGGTCTCGACCCCGCGTCGGCTTGCTCAAACTCGACCAATGTTCACTTTCCATCTCTTCTTGAACCACAAATCTTCTAAACACCCCAAATCGCTCCATAGGACACTCCAATACCTGATAAAGACATATGAATGCAATATGGGTCCTAAAGATGCTTAATTTCTAATCTATATGATCAATATGTACAAAATGGATGGTTAAAACAATGCAAATATGCAAGATGTCAACTCCCCCAAACTTGTTCTTTACTTGTCCTCAAGTGAACTTGCAAGAACTCATAAGGGAGAGAGGTTTGAAGGTGGGAACTCATAGCCAAAAGAAACGCTTCCTAGCACTCAACTTAACATCCTAAAGAAACATAGCAAATAGCATGATCAACTCTCTTACTATACTCTAGCTTCTCTATGCCTATCCATACTCTTATGCCTCTACACAAGTTGCAATATTCATCAACTAACAAGTTCCTTCAACCAGCTCTCACATTGATTCACACACACACACAAGGTGAATTCTCACAAATGGGCACATGATCTCAATCATTTGGCTAGATAAGCAATTGTCTAATATGAATGAAGAGAAGGATTCAAATATTTTCATTTCAAGGTGGTTATCACTCAAAAACAAGGAGCTTGATCATTATGCAAAATTTATCTAAGACTAGAAGCAATTCATGCATACATAGATCCATTCTCATCATTCTACCCTTCTCCTAAGTGATTACAAGTTCTACCCTTTTCATCTCCATCTTAAAGCCAAAATAACACCCACTCACATCACTCACCCAATGAAAAACTCTCTTTTTTCTTTTGACTCAACCAACTAGGAACTTTAATTTCTTTTTTACAACACTTAGCTCTAACTCTTTCTCATTTCCCTCCCCACCTTCTCTTTGATTCTCTTTTTTTTTTTTTTTATAAGGGGGAAAGTCCTTTGTACATAATCTAGAGCTTCATACTTTTCTTTTCTCCCTAGAGTTTTTTTTTTTTTTAATATGACACTCTTTTGTTCATCTTTCTCATTCCCAAAACCCAAGATATTAACATTTAGAACACACAAACCCCTCTCACCATCCCCAAATGCTAGCTCATTTTGCTAGCAAAAGATGAGAACAAATCTATGTCGCCTCCAATACTCTCAAGATTTTTCACATGACAAGCTATCAAAAGAGGCCTCACTCATGCAATTCAATGCTTGGTCTCAAAGAATGGCTAGGGTTGTAGGGTATGGAGTGTCATTTGGGTTAACAAAGATTGGTATAATGGAATAAGATAACCCAAATGTATATGAGATCCATGATCAAGTATGCAAGTGCCCATATGCAAGAGAAATTAATTTCATTCAAGCCAAGTTCAGATTGGAGCTGATCTTAAGAACAATGCCAATATCAAGCAAGCAAACAAGTTTCAAGAAGAGTTTTCAAGGCTCGAAGCATGCAAGGTTTTCAAGAGATGCTTAAGCTACGTGATATGTTTAACTAGGGTGTAACTTTGAGTTCTAGACAAGAGTTCTTTACAAGACATTTTAAATCATTGCTCCCTATGCAAGTGAATGCAACCTATATGCTCTAGACTCAATCCTAAAAGTGTAAGTGATGCAACTACATGCTTCTTTTTGTGTTTTTCAAATTTTTCAATTTTTTTTTTGTTTTTCCATACATATATGTATGTACAATGCAATGCATGAGACTCAAATCATCAAAAAAACATGATCAAATACTTGGTACCTCCCCCAAACTTAATTCACATAGTCTCTGTGTTAGGAAGTTGAAGGAGATATCGAAAAGAGTAATAAATGCAAAGAAAAACTGGTATATACAATGGAAGGGTGGTGGAGTACCTCTCTATGGAGCGTGGGAAGAGGCTGTTGCCTCATCCTCGGTGTCAGCCTCCTCATCTGTTGAGGCAAGGGATGGAGATTTTTTTCCTGAATCGGAGGGTAGAGCTGGTGGGTTTCTCTTCCGGCGGAGCAACTGTTTCTTGGTGGCGGGAAAACTGAGTGCCAAAGGGACAATTTAGGGCTGAGGCTGGGGGGGGGATAAGGAAGTCAAAGTCTGATGTTGAACATCCTGCTACAGCTCCTCTAGTCAGTATATCAGCCACCATCTTCATGAACTGAGCTGAAGTTTCTGCTTGCCTCTTCACAGTCTTACTCAACTCCTTGCACTTGTCTTTGAGCTTGAAGATAGTTCTGTCCTGAGCCTTGTTCCATCTTTGGAGTTTGCCAATATGCTCATGAGCTTGGCGAAGGGGACCATTGGCCAAAGCTCCAGGACGTTGCTCAAAGTGGTAACAAGGAGGACCATAGAGGAGCTCAGAGTTTAAACCAGAAGTATCTTCCTGGTACATACCACATTTATCCGCAGTCTTCTTCTTCTTAGGAGAGCTCATGGGGCCGAGAGGTCCATGGGGTGCAAGGAAGTGTTCTTCTCCAATGTCAAAGCTAATAGCTTCGGCGTGCTTCAAGCTTGTGAGGTTCAAGTTTGGGAGAAGCACTTCAACTTCATTTGTAGACTGTAGGTAAGAGTAGACACAAGTTCCATCGAACCTTCCACTGAAGTACTGAGCTTTCTTCAAGTAGCTTGCATCCAAGAAGGTTGGACCAGTTGCATCATCTCCCAAGGAGATATCCTTGTACCCAAGCAATGGAGTTATCAAACCACCAATTCCAATCTGAGGTTCAGAGTCACTTGTTGTCCAAGCCCACTCTTTGTAGTGGATGAGGCGGTTCACAAAGAATCCCACCATTCCAAAGTTCTTGTAGAAATCAGTGCCGATAAGAGGCAACTGAGATGGTGGAGCATAATGTTGGACGGTTTGGTGAAGAAGTTGTAGCTCCTCATCATTAACAGTTCCCGGTTCTTTCCTTGGGAAGATGGTGTAGACAATTAACCGGTGGAGATAGCGCACTGAAGGATGGCGAATGGAGGCATTCTTGTCACGGCTTGGCTTCCGATTCTTCCCCGCCAACACCTTCCAAACCAGTCTAGCAATGCTCTCTTCCCTAGTGGCATCAAAGAGGATGGGAATGTATGATTCCTCCAAATCCGTAAGACCAAGCGCTTGTCCAATCTCTTTGAAGGTCATGTAATGAACCTTCCCATGGACCTTGAACTTTATTTTTCCTCATCCTTGCCTCACATGCTTAGAGGTGTGAAAGGTGGCTTCCAATGATGCCAAGAACTGACATGATACCTCTTCATAGGTAGGGTAAGCCATGGAGAAGAAGCTTTGCATGTTCATGTTATCCAACATTTGCTTGATGTCTTCATCTATCTCCAACTCTTCCATAATCTTGATATCCGCAAATCTAGTTGGATGCCACAACACACCATTCTTCAAATGCTCATATAGCTCAGATTCAGTTGGCTTCTTGGTTCTATCCCTCTCAGTATCAACCTTCTTCCCTTTAGACATCTTGGCTTTCTTGAGGGGAGCTTGGTCCTCTTCAATGATTTCTTCATTGTCCTCCACTTGAGGAAGAGCTACCCCTTTGCCTTTTGGCTCCTTAGATCTCTTGGGAGGGGCTAACCTTCTACCACCATCATCCACTCCCTCAACAGTGGCAACTTGCTTGCCATCTTTCTTCTCTTGAACTTTTGATTTCTTTGCTGCCAAGGCTTGTTGCCTAGAAGTTCCTCCCGTTGTAGACACAGAGGTTAAAGGCTTCCCAGTTCTAGCAGTCTCTTGCTTGGCAAGCTCTTGTTTCTCAGCCTCTATCTTGTGTTGATCCTTTCTCCCCATTTGTACCTGAAAATTTCAAACCTTGAAAAAGAATAAGCAAAAGGAAGAAGGAAACTTGACAATGCAAATGTGAATTCAATTCATGATCACTTAGCTTAAGCAAAACTATCACATTGCACACAAGTTATTGATACAAGACTACAAGAGAGAGACATAAGCAAAGAACAAGGCTCTTAATCAAAAATTAAGCATTAATTGAATTCTTCAATGAGAAAGTTCTCTAATCAAGCTCTCAAACATCCTAACTAACCAAGCCAAGCCAAATTCATACCCAATTATTGCAATTTTGAAAAATTCACAAATCTCATGAACCCTAATTTTCAAAGTTCAAATTTAACTCAAATTCACCATAGAATCAACAACCCAACATGATATATAAGCTTTCTCTAGTCTATTTCACAAGAATCAAGCAAGAGAAAGATCAAATTTCAAGTTCAAATTTTTAGGGTTCATGAGGCCTACGAAATTGATCTTTGTGATACAATACCTTGCTTTAGATGAAAGGAAATGACGAGTTGAATCAAGAAAATAGACTACAGAGGCGAAAGCTTGGATTTAGGAAAAAGAATGGAGTGATTTGGTGGAGAATGGAGTGAGATATGGGGTGATTTTGTGTGGGAGGTTTTGATGTTTGTGAAAGAGAGATAGAGGAAACGAGAGAGAGACGCGGGTAGGGGTTGTTTTAGGGTTGAACCGGGTCGGGTTGGAGGATTTCTGGGTCGGGTCGCCGGGTTAAGGGTTAGAAACCATACCTGAGCGGGTTTGGACCCTTGTACGCGGGTAGGAGGAGACGGCTACAACCCGCGTCATTGTCCCCGCGTCAGCTCGTCATCGAACGCTCTCGTCGTGCGAGCGGGTGAGGGAACCCGCATGAAGCATCCCGCGTTGGAGCGTCGAGCAGATTCGACTCGTACGCGCGGGTACAGCTCCCCGCGTCACTCACCCCGTGTGAGACCATCGTTGAAGCTCTCCTTCTGTGCGCGCGGGTAAGCTAAACCGCGTGATCTCAACCCGTTCTTTCACGTTTTTTTTTTTTTTTTTTCAAATCCTATATGTACAAGGATAGTCATGGGACTTTCTCCCAAGTGAGCTTGTTTTAAGTCTCTAGTTTGACTTTGTTTTCCTTTGGGTAGGCAGAGACGGGGTCGGAGAGTGAAATCGAGATTCCTTTCTCCTCCATTGTGGTTCCCATGTAGAGCTTAACTCTTTGTCCATTGACTGTAAAGTCTCCACCATTCTTGTCCAATAACACAATTGCTCCATATGGCTTAACTTCCTTGATCTTGAAAGGACCAGACCATCTTGACTTGAGCTTCCCGGGGAACAACTTCAATCTAGAGTTGTAGAGAAGCACTTGATCTCCTGCACTGAACTCCCTCTTCAAGATCTTCTTGTCATGAAAAGCCTTGGTTTTCTCATTGTAGATCCTTGAGTTCTCAAAATCATCCAGTCTAATCTCATCAAGCTCATTGAGTTGGAGAAGTCTCTTCTCCTTGGCATTCTTGATGTTAAAATTCAGCAACTTAACAGCCCACAATGCCTTGTACTCTAGCTCAACTGGTAGATGAAAAGCCTTCCCATACACAAGGTTGAAAGGTGTGGTTCCCAAAGGAGTCTTGTAAGCTGTCCTATAAGCCCAAAGCGCATCCTCAAGCTTGTCAGACCAATCTTTCCTTTTAGTTCCCACAATCTTCTCTAGGATCGATTTGATTTCCCTGTTGGAGATCTCAACTTTCCCACTTGTCTGAGGATGGTAAGGTGTTGCTACCTTATGCTTCACACCATTCTTCTTAAGAAGACTTTCAAACAGCTTGTTGATGAAGTGAGAGCCTCCATCACTGATCACAACTCTTGGAACTCCAAACCTTGGAAATATGGTGCTTTTGAACATCTTGATCACCACTCTAGAATCATTGGTGGGACTTGCTACAGCTTCCACCCATTTGGAGACATATTCAACAGCTACAAGGATGTATTTGTTACCAAAAGATGATGGGAATGGTCCCATGAAGTCAATGACCCACACATCAAACACTTCCACTTCTAGAATTGGGTTTTGAGGCATCTCATTCCTTTTGGTGATGTTCCCTCTCCTTTGGCATGAATCACACCTAGAGACAAAGTCTTGAGTGTCTTTGAACATATGAGGCCACCAAAACCCAACTTGTAACACCTTTGAAACAGTCTTGAAAGTAGCAAAATAACCTCCATAGGATGATCCATGACAGTGTGTAAGGATCCCATCAACTTCTTCTTTAGCAACTACTCTTCTATAGAGTTGATCTCTACAAAGTATGTAGAGGTAGGGCTCATCCCAATAGTATCTCTTCACATCTTTGTAGAACTCCTTCTTGGCATATCCTTCAAGACCCAATGGCTCTCTCCCACAAGCTAAGTAGTTCACCAAATCAGCATACCAAGGACCTTTCTCTTCAGTTGCCTTCACCTCTTCAAGCTACTTTCCAGTTTCACAAACTGCTACCACTGCTCTAATTGTCATGATTTGTTCTTCTGGAAGCCCTTCATCAATGGGGATTCCACACTCAATATTCATTATAGACAAGTGATCAGCTACACCATTCTCAACTCCTGGCTTGTCCTTGNNNNNNNNNNNNNNNNNNNNNNNNNNNNNNNNNNNNNNNNNNNNNNNNNNNNNNNNNNNNNNNNNNNNNNNNNNNNNNNNNNNNNNNNNNNNNNNNNNNNNNNNNNNNNNNNNNNNNNNNNNNNNNNNNNNNNNNNNNNNNNNNNNNNNNNNNNNNNNNNNNNNNNNNNNNNNNNNNNNNNNNNNNNNNNNNNNNNNNNNNNNNNNNNNNNNNNNNNNNNNNNNNNNNNNNNNNNNNNNNNNNNNNNNNNNNNNNNNNNNNNNNNNNNNNNNNNNNNNNNNNNNNNNNNNNNNNNNNNNNNNNNNNNNNNNNNNNNNNNNNNNNNNNNNNNNNNNNNNNNNNNNNNNNNNNNNNNNNNNNNNNNNNNNNNNNNNNNNNNNNNNNNNNNNNNNNNNNNNNNNNNNNNNNNNNNNNNNNNNNNNNNNNNNNNNNNNNNNNNNNNNNNNNNNNNNNNNNNNNNNNNNNNNNNNNNNNNNNNNNNNNNNNNNNNNNNNNNNNNNNNNNNNNNNNNNNNNNNNNNNNNNNNNNNNNNNNNNNNNNNNNNNNNNNNNNNNNNNNNNNNNNNNNNNNNNNNNNNNNNNNNNNNNNNNNNNNNNNNNNNNNNNNNNNNNNNNNNNGACAAACAAGCAGAAAACGAAGATCCGTAGACAGAGAAGTCATCCATGAACACCTCCACAACATCCTCTATAAGATCAGAGAAGATAGACATCATGCACCTTTGGAAGGTGGCTGGAGCATTACATAGCCCAAATGGCATCCTTCGATAAGCAAAGGTACCATAAGGGCATGTGAATGTTGTCTTCTCTTGATCATTTGGATGTATGGGTATTTGGAAGAACCCTGAATACCCATCAAGAAAACAATAATAGGGATGATTTGCAAGTCTCTCTAGCATTTGATCAATGAATGGCAATGGAAAGTGATCCTTTCTAGATGCTGACTTAAGTTTTCTATAATCTATGCACATCCTATGTCCCGTTATTGTTCTTGTTGGAATTAGTTAATTCTTAACATTTTTAACCACAGTTATTCCACCATTCTTTGGAACAACATGCATAGGAGACACTCATTTGCTATCTGAAATAGGATAGATTACACCTGCATCTAGGAGTGTTAGAATCTCTTTCTTAACAACATATTTCAAGTTGGGGTTCAACCTTCTTTGATGTTCTATAGAAGTCATAGATTCATCCTCTAGATGTATACTATGCATGCATAAGAAAGGTGATATCCCTTTAATATCATCTAGTGAGTAGCCTATTGCCTTTCTATACTTTTTAAGTTCATTCAACAGTTTAGACAATTCATTCTCATTCAATTCACTACTCACAATGACAGGGGCTCGCGTCTGATTAGCTAGTTGGGTCTCATTAGGTCCAAGAAATGCATACCTTACACCAAGGGGAAGAGGTTTAAGATCCACTTTTGGTGCTTTGAGTCACTCCAATCATCTTCTTGGAGGTTCTCTTGTTGATCAACTGAGGCAGCATGTTGAACTTCTTGTGGAAGCTCTATGAAGTTGTCTTTTCCACTTTTCTCCTTGTGGCAGTCTGGCATCCTCACATACCTTGCACTCTCCTCATCTTCTATCAATTGAGTCTCTTTATCAACTGTTAGGGCATATTGAAGAGAGTCCTCAATAGCTAATTCCTCCAAATACTCTTCAGCCAAAGCTTCCATCTCCTCAATGTAGAATGCTTGGCTTTGGGTAGTGGGCTTCTTCATCACCTCCTTGATGTCAAAATGCAGGATGTTCCCTTTGCTAAGATGAAGATCAATCTTCCCTTCCTTAATTAACATTCACAACAGCTCCTGTCATAGCCAAGAAAGGTCTCCCCAATATCAAAAGATCTGTTGGTTCTTCATCCATCTCCAACACCATAAAATCTGTAGGAATCTCACAATTTCCAACCATAACAGGGAGATCTTCTAGTATACCAATGGGAATCTTCACTAAGCGATCAGCTAGCACAAGAGAGAGTCTACACTTCTTGTATTTTGTAAACCCAAGCCTTTTAGCAATGGAGAGAGACATAAGGCTCACACTTGCTCCCAAATCACATAGACACTTCTCAAAAGCCAATTGCCCAATGGCACAAGGTAGTGTGAAGCTTCCTGGATCTTCAAGCTTCTTGGGGATGGTTAAACACTGTATAATGGCGATGCATTCATGGGTGAGGACTACCATCCCTTCCATCTCTTTCTTCTTCTTGGTTACAGCATCCTTGAGGAACTTTCTGTACCAAGGCACTAGCATGAAGGCATTAATAATGGGCATGGTGATCTGAACCTCACTCATTTGCTTCTCAAACAATGCTTTGTATTGCTCCAAAAGCTGTCTCTTGAATCTACCAGGGAAGGGAGGAAGTTTTGCTTCATATGGAGGAGTAATGAATGAAGCTCCTTTTGTTGAAGTAGCAGCTTCATTCTTGTTCACAACCTTCTTCTCTTCTCCAACTTTTCCTTTCCCTTTAGCTTCAACTATTTTCTCCAAGATCTCTTCATTGGTTTTCTCATCCACAATAACTATATCATCATCCACATTGATGACCATCTCCCCATCTTGGTTCTCATTATCCCTAATGAGAGTTCTAGGAGGCAACTGTTTACCACTCCTAAAGGTGATGGATTCCATTGTCTCCTTGGGGATTTGCTCAGAGGTTCCGGGAAGTGATCCCATAGGGCGTTTTGAGTTACAACCCATTGAGGCAAACTGGTTCTCCAAAGCCTTAAAGTTAGAAGCAAGGTTGGAGAACTTGTTGTTGAGATCATTGTAGCTTCCATCAACTTTGGTGTGAAGGTTTTTCAACTCATATCCAATGTGCTTCTCACTTCTAGTTTGGGATTCAAAAATCTGCCTCAGCATTGCATCAGTGCTACTCTCTTGTGTAGCAGAAGTAGAAGATCCCGCTTGGGCTTGTGTAGACTGATTTCCTTTGGAGGGGAAACCTTAAGAGTAGTTTTGTCTATCTTGGTAACCACCTTGTTAGTTGTTGTTGTAGAAAGGCTTTTGTTGGTAGTTGTTGTACTGAAAGTTGGGCTCCTTCTTGTACCATGTCCCATTACCATTCACAAAGCACAACTCTTCTTGACCTTATAGACCATCAATTTCATTAAGCACAGCAGTCCCTTCTTGTTTCTTCTAACCAACAAAGTTCACCTTCTCTTGTTTAGCTCTATCCAAGAGAAGCATATCCATCTTTTCTTGAAGAGCCTTTAACTCTCTCTTGGTGTTTGTATCATCACCTCCACTGCATTTGTTGCTTCTATCATGCTCATCACTATAGACTGAATCACTCTTAGCCATGTTCTCTACAAGCTCCAAAGCATCTGCTTCACTTCTTCCCAAGAAGAAACCATTGCTAGCAGTATCAAGCTGACTTCTAAACTTGGGCAAAACACCTCTGTAGAAAGTACTAAGCAAACTCTCCATATTGAAGCCATGATGAGGACATTGAGAGATGTAGTAGCAAGATCATGGTACTTGTTGCTATGGATCACGTTTATCAAGCTTGACTTGATCTCAAAGTTGTTGTTTTCCACAGCTGGTGCTCTGATGCCAGCTCTATGCCCATGGATATTGGGCTCATCATGTGTGCCAATAGCTCTAGAATAAATTCAGCAGACCCAATTTGTATATGTATTAATTTTATTGTTTATGTATACAATTTGATTTTCTTTACCATGAACATTAAGAGTTGGTAAAAAAATGGAAAATAGAACATAATATTGTGGTCCCATAACTTTATAACTCCAAAAACAATAAAAATATTCTCAAACAGCCAATACTTGGTGCAAACTCAAGATCTTAATTACGAATATATTATACTTCCGATTTCTGGTACCTTA
Proteins encoded in this window:
- the LOC106338494 gene encoding uncharacterized protein LOC106338494 yields the protein MESLLSTFYRGVLPKFRSQLDTASNGFFLGRSEADALELVENMAKSDSVYSDEHDRSNKCSGGDDTNTKRELKALQEKMDMLLLDRAKQEKVNFVGFPSKGNQSTQAQAGSSTSATQESSTDAMLRQIFESQTRSEKHIGYELKNLHTKVDGSYNDLNNKFSNLASNFKALENQFASMGCNSKRPMGSLPGTSEQIPKETMESITFRSGKQLPPRTLIRDNENQDGEMVINVDDDIVIVDEKTNEEILEKIVEAKGKGKVGEEKKVVNKNEAATSTKGASFITPPYEAKLPPFPGRFKRQLLEQYKALFEKQMSEVQITMPIINAFMLVPWYRKFLKDAVTKKKKEMEGMVVLTHECIAIIQCLTIPKKLEDPGSFTLPCAIGQLAFEKCLCDLGASVSLMSLSIAKRLGFTKYKKCRLSLVLADRLVKIPIGILEDLPVMVGNCEIPTDFMVLEMDEEPTDLLILGRPFLAMTGAVVNVN